A stretch of the Carassius carassius chromosome 6, fCarCar2.1, whole genome shotgun sequence genome encodes the following:
- the pcid2 gene encoding PCI domain-containing protein 2, with translation MAHITLNQYLQQVLEAIESRDGAFCAEMMSFKHPHVANPRLQLSSPEEKCQQLLEPPYDEMVAAHLRCTFAVSNHDFVEAYKCQTVVVQSFLKAFQAHKEENWALPIMFAVTLDLRIFANNAEQQLQSKGKGKVGDMLEKAAEQLMSCFRVCASDNRAGIDDSKKWGMLFLINQLFKIYFKINKLHLCKPLIRAIDSSNLKDDYSTAQRVTYKYYVGRKAMFDSDFKQAEEYLSFSFTHCHRSCQRNKRLILIYLLPVKMLLGHMPTHQLLKKYDLMQFADVTKAVSEGNLLLLNEALVKHETFFIRCGIFLILEKLKIITYRNLFKKVYHLLKTHQLPLDAFLVALKMMKVDDVDIDEVQCILANLIYMGHIKGYISHQHQKLVVSKQNPFPPLSSVS, from the exons ATGGCTCATATCACACTGAATCAGTATCTGCAGCAG GTTCTGGAGGCCATAGAGAGCAGAGACGGGGCGTTCTGTGCAGAGATGATGTCCTTCAAACATCCACATGTGGCCAACCCTCGTCTACAG TTGTCCAGTCCAGAGGAGAAGTGTCAGCAGCTGCTGGAGCCACCGTATGATGAGATGGTGGCTGCTCATCTCAG ATGCACGTTCGCTGTGTCCAATCATGACTTTGTAGAGGCCTACAAATGTCAGACGGTGGTCGTTCA ATCATTTCTGAAAGCATTTCAGGCTCATAAAGAGGAGAACTG GGCACTGCCGATCATGTTTGCTGTGACGCTTGACCTTAGGATATTTGCCAATAAT GCAGAGCAGCAGCTGCAGtcgaaggggaaggggaaggttGGAGACATGCTGGAGAAAGCAGCTGAACAACTCATGAGCTGCTTTAGAGTGTGTGCCAGTGACAA tcGCGCTGGGATCGATGACTCGAAGAAATGGGGAATGTTGTTCCTGATCAATCAGCTCTTCAAGATCTATTTCAAA ATTAATAAGCTGCACCTCTGTAAGCCACTGATCCGCGCCATCGACAGCTCAAACCTGAAGGATGATTACAGCACGGCTCAGCGTGTCACATACAAATACTATGTGGGCAGGAAAGCCATGTTTGACAGTGATTTTAAACAAG CTGAGGAGTATTTGTCGTTTTCCTTCACGCACTGCCATCGCTCCTGTCAGAGGAACAAGAGGCTTATCCTCATCTACCTGCTGCCCGTCAAGATGCTGCTG GGTCACATGCCTACACATCAGCTGCTGAAGAAGTACGACCTTATGCAGTTTGCTGACGTCACCAAAGCCGtgag cgAGGGGAACCTCCTGCTCCTCAATGAAGCTCTAGTCAAACATGAGACCTTCTTCATCCGTTGCGGCATCTTCCTCATTCTGGAGAAGCTGAAGATCATCACCTACAGGAACCTCTTCAAGAAAGT GTACCATCTGCTGAAGACCCATCAGCTTCCTCTGGATGCCTTCCTGGTGGCACTGAAGATGATGAAGGTGGATGATGTGGACATCGATGAGgttcaatgcatccttgccaaCCTCATCTACATG GGTCACATCAAGGGTTATATTTCCCATCAGCACCAGAAGCTGGTTGTCAGCAAGCAGAATCCGTTTCCTCCACTGTCCAGTGTATCCTAA